In one Bacillus thuringiensis genomic region, the following are encoded:
- a CDS encoding PTS sugar transporter subunit IIC — protein MAILQGLALLLVVLCLFTLFSYRAPYGMKAMGALANAAIASFLIEAFHRYIGGEMFHNDFLQSVGEASGSMSGVAAAILVALAIGVSPVYAVLIGIATSGFGILPGFFAGYVCAFVVKFLEKKLPAGVEFLAILFIAAPISRGMAMLMDPLVNATLGKIGSMISVATTESPIIMGIMLGGLITVISTSPLSSMALTAMLGLTGLPMAIASLAVAASAPMNFIFFKRLKICSKKDTIAVAIEPLTQADVVSANPIPIYMTNFVGGALAGIITSLFQLVNNAPGTASPIPGLLVLFGFNDVIKVTIAAVLCGIVTTIVGYIGSIVFRKYPIRSADEIRGIASEEKVA, from the coding sequence ATGGCTATCTTGCAAGGTTTAGCACTATTACTCGTTGTACTTTGTCTATTTACACTTTTCAGTTACCGCGCGCCTTACGGAATGAAGGCGATGGGCGCTTTAGCTAATGCAGCAATTGCAAGTTTTCTTATTGAAGCATTTCACCGTTATATAGGTGGAGAAATGTTTCATAATGACTTTTTACAATCAGTAGGAGAAGCTTCCGGTAGTATGAGCGGTGTCGCAGCAGCGATTTTAGTCGCATTAGCAATCGGTGTTTCCCCCGTATACGCTGTTTTAATTGGTATCGCTACTAGTGGATTCGGTATTTTACCAGGATTTTTCGCTGGATACGTTTGTGCCTTCGTCGTGAAATTTCTCGAAAAGAAATTACCAGCTGGTGTGGAATTTTTAGCAATCCTATTTATCGCTGCACCAATCTCACGCGGAATGGCAATGCTTATGGATCCGCTCGTTAACGCAACACTCGGTAAAATCGGTTCTATGATTTCAGTTGCAACTACAGAAAGTCCTATCATTATGGGTATTATGCTTGGTGGATTAATAACAGTTATTTCTACCTCTCCACTGAGTTCTATGGCACTAACTGCAATGCTTGGATTAACAGGTTTACCAATGGCAATTGCTAGTCTGGCCGTTGCAGCCTCAGCCCCGATGAACTTTATTTTCTTTAAACGATTAAAAATTTGTTCAAAGAAAGATACAATTGCTGTAGCAATCGAGCCTTTAACACAAGCCGATGTTGTCTCAGCAAATCCAATTCCAATCTATATGACAAATTTCGTTGGCGGTGCACTTGCTGGTATTATTACATCGCTATTCCAGCTTGTTAATAATGCACCTGGAACAGCATCACCAATTCCAGGTCTTCTTGTCCTATTCGGATTTAATGACGTTATAAAAGTAACGATTGCTGCCGTACTATGCGGAATCGTTACCACTATTGTCGGATACATCGGATCTATTGTTTTCCGTAAATATCCGATCCGCTCTGCTGATGAAATTCGCGGCATTGCTTCAGAAGAGAAAGTTGCATAA
- the speB gene encoding agmatinase: MRFDEAYSGKVFIKSHPSFEESEVVIYGMPMDWTVSYRPGSRFGPARIREVSIGLEEYSPYLDRELEEVKYFDAGDIPLPFGNAQRSLDMIEEYVSKLLDAGKFPLGLGGEHLVSWPIFKAMAKKYPDLVIIHMDAHTDLRESYEGEPLSHSTPIRKVCDLIGPENVYSFGIRSGMKEEFEWAKEVGMNLYKFDVLEPLKEVLPKLAGRPVYVTIDIDVLDPAHAPGTGTLEAGGITSKELLDSIVAIANSNINVVGADLVEVAPVYDHSDQTPVAASKFVREMLLGWVK; encoded by the coding sequence ATGCGTTTTGATGAAGCTTATTCAGGTAAAGTATTTATTAAAAGTCATCCAAGTTTTGAAGAGTCAGAGGTAGTTATTTACGGGATGCCTATGGATTGGACAGTAAGTTACCGTCCAGGATCTCGCTTTGGCCCTGCACGTATTCGTGAAGTATCAATCGGTCTTGAAGAATATAGTCCGTATTTAGATCGTGAACTAGAAGAGGTAAAATATTTTGATGCGGGTGATATCCCATTACCATTCGGAAATGCACAACGCAGCTTAGACATGATTGAAGAATATGTATCAAAACTTTTAGATGCCGGTAAGTTTCCACTAGGTCTCGGCGGTGAGCACCTAGTGTCTTGGCCAATTTTTAAGGCAATGGCAAAAAAATATCCGGATTTAGTAATCATCCATATGGATGCTCATACTGATTTACGTGAATCGTATGAAGGGGAGCCTTTATCCCACTCTACACCTATTCGTAAAGTGTGTGATTTAATTGGTCCGGAAAACGTATATTCTTTCGGAATTCGTTCTGGAATGAAGGAAGAATTTGAATGGGCGAAAGAAGTAGGTATGAACTTATACAAGTTTGACGTATTAGAACCGTTAAAAGAAGTATTACCGAAACTTGCAGGACGCCCAGTCTATGTCACAATCGACATTGATGTATTAGACCCAGCTCACGCTCCAGGAACAGGAACGTTAGAAGCTGGCGGTATCACATCTAAAGAATTATTAGATTCCATCGTAGCAATTGCAAATTCAAATATAAATGTAGTTGGAGCAGACTTAGTAGAAGTAGCTCCAGTCTACGACCATAGTGATCAAACACCAGTCGCAGCAAGCAAATTCGTGCGGGAAATGCTGCTCGGTTGGGTGAAATAA
- the speE gene encoding polyamine aminopropyltransferase: MELWFTEKQTKHFGITARINRTLHTEQTEFQKLDMVETEEFGNMLILDGMVMTTEKDEFVYHEMVAHVPLFTHPNPENVLVVGGGDGGVIREVLKHPSVKKATLVEIDGKVIEYSKQYLPSIAGALDNERVEVKVGDGFLHIAESENEYDVIMVDSTEPVGPAVNLFTKGFYAGISKALKEDGIFVAQTDNPWFTPELITTVFKDVKEIFPITRLYTANIPTYPSGLWTFTIGSKKHDPLEVSEERFHEIETKYYTKELHNAAFALPKFVGDLIK; encoded by the coding sequence ATGGAACTATGGTTCACTGAAAAACAAACAAAACATTTTGGGATTACGGCGCGTATTAACCGCACATTACATACGGAGCAAACAGAATTCCAAAAACTTGATATGGTTGAAACGGAAGAGTTCGGAAACATGCTTATTTTAGATGGCATGGTTATGACGACAGAAAAAGATGAGTTCGTTTACCATGAAATGGTAGCGCACGTACCTTTATTTACACATCCAAACCCTGAAAACGTATTAGTTGTTGGTGGCGGTGATGGCGGTGTTATTCGTGAAGTGTTAAAACACCCAAGCGTAAAGAAAGCAACTCTTGTTGAAATCGATGGAAAAGTAATTGAGTACTCTAAACAATACTTACCATCAATTGCAGGCGCATTAGATAATGAGCGTGTAGAAGTGAAAGTAGGAGACGGTTTCCTACATATCGCAGAAAGCGAAAATGAATATGACGTAATTATGGTAGATTCTACTGAGCCAGTAGGACCAGCAGTAAACCTATTTACAAAAGGCTTCTATGCTGGAATTTCAAAAGCGTTAAAAGAAGATGGTATTTTCGTTGCTCAAACGGACAACCCTTGGTTTACACCAGAATTAATTACAACTGTGTTTAAAGATGTAAAAGAGATTTTCCCAATTACTCGTTTATACACAGCGAATATTCCAACTTATCCAAGTGGTCTTTGGACATTCACAATCGGATCTAAAAAACATGATCCATTAGAAGTAAGTGAAGAGCGTTTCCACGAAATCGAAACGAAATACTACACAAAAGAATTACACAATGCAGCATTCGCATTACCGAAATTTGTTGGCGATCTAATTAAGTAA
- a CDS encoding MFS transporter produces the protein MESKQKLGRLITVVATFLAFSGIGVVDPILPIIAEKIGATHWQVEMLFTAYILTMAIMMLPAGIFASRFGDKRMMTIGLAIVTVFAFICGISQTIAQLSLFRAGWGLGNAMFFATAMTLLIALSKEVHEAVGLYEAAIGLGMAGGPLLGGILGGHSWRYPFFATSILIFLAFILVFFFVKEPERKVKRKAAGVGELLNLVKYKPFMQGAISGMLYYYGFFVVLAYSPLIMHLSAIQLGFVFCGWGLALAYGSAILAHKLEGKYEPKTLLKGSLLVFAIFLIALFFVKIMWLQITLIVLSGLASGLNNALYTSYVMDISPYERSVTSGVYNFVRWLGGAIAPILSGVIGHTVSPQSPFLVGGIVVLVGCIMILIPIRKPVEIETKALS, from the coding sequence ATGGAGAGCAAACAAAAACTAGGGAGATTGATTACAGTGGTGGCTACCTTCCTTGCCTTTTCGGGTATAGGAGTAGTCGACCCAATTTTGCCAATTATTGCAGAGAAAATTGGTGCAACACATTGGCAAGTTGAAATGTTATTTACCGCTTATATTTTAACGATGGCAATCATGATGTTACCAGCTGGTATATTTGCATCGAGATTTGGTGATAAACGGATGATGACAATCGGCCTTGCGATTGTGACTGTATTTGCGTTTATATGTGGTATATCGCAAACGATTGCTCAATTATCTCTTTTCCGCGCTGGATGGGGATTAGGAAATGCGATGTTTTTTGCTACAGCAATGACGCTGTTAATAGCATTAAGTAAAGAAGTTCATGAAGCAGTAGGATTATACGAAGCAGCTATCGGTTTAGGCATGGCTGGCGGACCATTATTAGGCGGGATATTAGGTGGTCATTCTTGGCGTTATCCGTTTTTCGCGACGAGTATTTTAATTTTCTTAGCATTTATTTTAGTATTCTTTTTTGTAAAAGAACCAGAGCGAAAAGTGAAGCGTAAGGCTGCTGGCGTAGGGGAATTACTTAACCTGGTGAAGTATAAACCATTTATGCAAGGTGCCATTTCAGGGATGCTATACTACTACGGATTTTTTGTCGTGTTAGCATATTCACCACTTATTATGCATTTATCAGCTATTCAATTAGGTTTTGTATTTTGCGGATGGGGACTCGCGTTAGCTTACGGTTCTGCAATTTTAGCACATAAGCTAGAAGGGAAATATGAACCAAAAACATTATTGAAGGGTAGTTTACTCGTATTTGCGATTTTCTTAATTGCACTATTCTTTGTGAAAATTATGTGGTTACAAATTACTCTTATCGTTTTATCAGGATTGGCATCTGGTTTAAACAATGCATTATATACAAGTTATGTAATGGATATTTCACCTTATGAAAGATCTGTTACGTCAGGTGTTTATAACTTCGTTCGTTGGCTAGGGGGCGCAATTGCTCCGATTTTATCAGGAGTTATCGGTCATACTGTTTCACCACAAAGTCCGTTTTTAGTAGGTGGAATTGTGGTATTAGTTGGTTGTATTATGATCCTAATTCCAATTCGTAAACCAGTAGAAATAGAGACAAAAGCCCTTTCTTAA
- a CDS encoding MerR family transcriptional regulator: protein MYKIDEVTKQVGLTKRTLRYYEEIGLIHPPERSEGNIRLYTDEDIARIKRIVEAKEVLGITLQEMQHFLSLKERMEQRRNSENPRDREVIQEIKDMLEKQVQTLDEKMEQMQRVKAELEDSLHRAVTFLESTKGE from the coding sequence ATGTATAAAATTGATGAAGTAACAAAGCAAGTCGGTTTAACAAAACGTACACTTCGTTATTATGAGGAAATTGGTTTAATTCATCCCCCAGAACGTAGTGAGGGAAATATTCGTCTGTATACTGATGAGGATATTGCCAGAATTAAAAGAATTGTAGAAGCGAAAGAAGTGCTAGGAATCACACTTCAAGAAATGCAGCATTTCTTATCACTAAAAGAAAGAATGGAGCAAAGGAGAAATAGCGAGAACCCTCGTGATCGTGAAGTGATTCAAGAAATTAAAGATATGCTTGAAAAACAAGTGCAAACGTTAGACGAAAAAATGGAGCAAATGCAACGTGTAAAGGCAGAACTCGAAGATAGTTTACATCGTGCAGTAACATTTTTAGAGAGCACAAAAGGAGAGTAA
- a CDS encoding glycerophosphodiester phosphodiesterase produces MIKPLIFAHRGVKGTHPENTMIAFQEAERIGAHGIELDVHLSKDGELVVIHDETVDRTTNGVGLVSEKTVEELQSLDAGSYKDPSFHEAKIPTLREVFIWLSTTNLQLNIELKTDVIHYPNIEEKAVALVREYHLSNQIVFSSFNHDSVSLLAEIAPEIPRAILYDTPLADPIAEAKHREANGLHPNFQLLTKEFVQLAQEQGYVFRPYTINEYKDLQTMIDYGVDVIITDWPARAFELLS; encoded by the coding sequence ATGATTAAACCACTTATTTTCGCTCATCGCGGAGTAAAAGGAACACATCCCGAAAATACGATGATTGCCTTCCAAGAAGCAGAACGCATTGGCGCTCACGGAATTGAACTCGATGTCCACTTATCAAAAGATGGTGAACTTGTCGTAATTCACGATGAAACCGTCGATCGCACAACAAATGGCGTTGGACTTGTTTCGGAAAAAACGGTGGAGGAACTACAATCATTGGACGCTGGTAGCTATAAAGACCCTTCTTTCCATGAAGCAAAAATCCCAACATTGCGCGAGGTTTTCATTTGGCTTTCCACAACGAACTTACAACTAAATATTGAATTAAAGACAGATGTTATTCATTACCCAAATATTGAGGAAAAAGCTGTTGCACTTGTGCGTGAGTATCATCTTTCTAATCAAATTGTATTTTCATCATTTAACCATGACTCTGTTTCATTATTAGCAGAAATTGCTCCTGAAATCCCAAGAGCAATTTTATATGATACACCACTTGCTGATCCAATTGCCGAAGCAAAACATAGAGAAGCAAATGGATTACATCCAAACTTCCAGTTATTAACGAAAGAATTTGTGCAGTTAGCACAAGAGCAAGGGTATGTTTTCCGTCCATATACAATTAATGAATACAAAGATTTACAAACTATGATTGATTATGGTGTAGATGTCATCATTACCGATTGGCCAGCACGTGCCTTTGAGCTCCTTTCTTAA
- a CDS encoding transglycosylase domain-containing protein, translating into MDQTMNPKLKKYKRLFFTAMFSCVLFFVFSFFVIIIVAKIMGPPPVAVPQTSVFYANDDTVIGQSNEMQKRYNVSLNEISPYVKEATLSIEDQRFYKHHGFDMKRIAGAIVADLKAMAKVQGASTITQQYARNLYLDHDKTWKRKLLEAMYTIRLEVNYNKNHILEGYLNTIYYGHGAYGIEAASRLYFDKTAKELTLAEASMLAGIPKGPSVYSPFLKEDRAKGRQALILDEMVKQGYITKQQAALAKKEPLTFASLDTKKVAEVAPYFQDAVQASLLRDVGLDEQALQRGGLRIYTTLDPKLQAVAEQAVKDHIPDTTNIQTALVSMNPKTGEVAALVGGTDYTTSQFNRATQAIRQPGSTFKPFLYYAALERGFTPATRLKSEYTVFTLGDGVSKYKPKNYKDYYADDFVTMAQALAVSDNIYAVKTNLFLGDDALAKTAKQFGITSALKDVPSLALGTSPVKPIEMVNAYSMFANGGKEVKPTFIRRIMDHEGNILYDAHLESKQVLDKSKAFVMEEMMTGMFNKKLSSYAAVTGQSMLSKLSRTYAGKSGSTETDSWMIGFTPQIVTGVWVGYDQPKSISNVAEQGYAKKIWTDTMEKGLDGQPKKEFKQPSDVVAVNINPENGKIATKNCPISVKMYFAKGTEPTEYCMDHVDDKEEFEKTTEEKKKTSWWKKYLPW; encoded by the coding sequence ATGGATCAAACTATGAATCCAAAACTTAAAAAATATAAACGTCTTTTCTTCACCGCAATGTTTTCTTGCGTCCTTTTCTTCGTTTTTTCTTTTTTTGTTATTATTATAGTTGCAAAAATTATGGGACCTCCTCCTGTTGCGGTCCCGCAAACAAGCGTCTTTTACGCAAATGATGACACTGTTATAGGACAAAGTAATGAAATGCAAAAACGTTACAATGTATCTCTTAATGAAATTTCACCTTATGTAAAAGAGGCGACACTATCTATTGAAGATCAACGATTCTACAAACATCATGGCTTTGATATGAAACGTATTGCTGGTGCCATTGTTGCCGATTTAAAAGCGATGGCAAAAGTCCAAGGTGCTAGTACGATTACACAACAGTATGCTCGTAACCTTTACTTAGATCATGATAAAACGTGGAAACGTAAACTATTAGAAGCAATGTACACAATTCGCCTTGAGGTGAATTATAATAAAAATCATATTTTAGAAGGATATTTAAATACAATTTATTACGGACATGGCGCTTATGGCATCGAAGCTGCGTCCCGTCTATATTTCGATAAAACGGCAAAAGAGTTAACATTAGCAGAAGCTAGTATGCTCGCAGGTATCCCGAAAGGGCCAAGTGTCTATTCTCCCTTTTTGAAAGAGGATCGTGCGAAAGGACGACAAGCTCTCATATTAGATGAAATGGTAAAGCAAGGATATATTACGAAGCAACAAGCAGCCTTAGCGAAGAAAGAGCCACTAACTTTTGCCTCATTAGATACGAAAAAAGTAGCAGAGGTCGCACCATATTTCCAAGATGCTGTACAAGCTTCGCTCCTTCGTGATGTTGGATTAGACGAACAAGCTTTACAACGGGGTGGCTTGCGAATTTATACAACGCTAGACCCTAAACTACAAGCTGTAGCAGAACAAGCTGTAAAAGATCACATACCTGACACAACAAACATACAAACTGCTCTCGTCTCTATGAATCCAAAGACAGGTGAAGTGGCTGCTCTTGTTGGTGGAACTGATTATACTACGAGTCAATTTAACAGGGCTACACAAGCCATTCGTCAGCCTGGTTCTACATTTAAGCCATTTCTATATTATGCGGCATTAGAACGAGGATTCACGCCTGCTACACGCTTAAAAAGCGAATATACTGTATTCACCTTAGGTGACGGCGTTTCAAAGTATAAACCGAAGAACTATAAAGATTATTATGCAGATGATTTCGTAACGATGGCACAAGCTCTCGCAGTCTCTGATAACATTTATGCTGTGAAAACAAATTTGTTTTTAGGCGATGACGCGCTTGCAAAAACAGCGAAACAGTTTGGAATTACAAGTGCATTAAAAGATGTGCCTTCTCTAGCTCTCGGTACATCACCAGTAAAACCAATTGAAATGGTTAACGCTTATAGCATGTTCGCAAACGGTGGAAAAGAAGTAAAACCTACTTTCATTCGCCGCATTATGGATCATGAAGGAAATATATTATACGATGCTCATTTAGAGAGTAAACAAGTTCTCGACAAGAGCAAAGCGTTTGTAATGGAAGAAATGATGACTGGTATGTTTAATAAGAAACTAAGCAGCTATGCTGCTGTAACTGGTCAATCGATGTTATCCAAACTATCAAGAACATATGCCGGCAAATCTGGTTCTACTGAAACGGATAGTTGGATGATCGGATTTACTCCGCAAATCGTAACAGGTGTATGGGTCGGATACGATCAACCTAAATCTATTTCAAACGTAGCAGAACAAGGGTATGCGAAGAAAATATGGACTGATACGATGGAGAAGGGCTTAGATGGACAGCCTAAAAAAGAATTTAAACAACCAAGTGACGTCGTAGCGGTTAATATCAATCCAGAGAACGGTAAAATTGCTACAAAAAATTGTCCTATTTCTGTGAAAATGTATTTCGCTAAAGGTACCGAACCGACTGAATATTGTATGGATCACGTCGATGATAAAGAAGAATTTGAAAAAACGACTGAAGAAAAGAAAAAAACAAGTTGGTGGAAAAAATATCTTCCTTGGTAA
- a CDS encoding YwhD family protein: MTEKKKKIGFNIVKNDSTDGHGGFGVGALSLENISPVFVDVLEKTAFVDIGAMHARSTVEKGIKFLTNKDEVPNGKPFWLVWVTIERTATGAYYAGVTACEMTVDREIRRGYKSLPEHVNKMDKSLKRHIMVDHMDESSKKVLGTFLKEHNEAIWNESSEELRRALLSE; encoded by the coding sequence ATGACAGAGAAAAAGAAAAAAATCGGTTTTAATATCGTGAAAAATGATTCAACAGATGGACATGGTGGATTTGGTGTTGGAGCATTAAGCTTAGAAAACATTTCACCTGTATTTGTTGATGTACTAGAGAAGACTGCATTCGTTGATATCGGTGCGATGCATGCGCGTAGTACAGTAGAAAAAGGTATTAAGTTTTTAACAAATAAAGATGAGGTTCCAAACGGAAAACCGTTTTGGCTTGTTTGGGTAACGATTGAAAGAACTGCAACGGGTGCGTATTACGCAGGTGTAACAGCTTGTGAAATGACAGTTGACCGTGAGATTCGCCGCGGATATAAATCACTTCCAGAGCACGTAAATAAAATGGATAAATCATTGAAGCGTCACATTATGGTTGACCATATGGACGAGTCATCTAAAAAGGTACTTGGTACGTTCTTAAAAGAACATAATGAAGCGATTTGGAACGAATCTAGTGAAGAATTGCGCCGTGCATTATTAAGTGAATAA
- a CDS encoding site-2 protease family protein → MDQLFRYPLHQIPLVAMAIIIALSVHEFAHAYVAYKFGDDTAKRQGRLTLSPMAHLDPIGLIAVLILGFGWARPVPVNPYNFKRPRLAGILVSIAGPISNLILSAIGLIIWYSLLKFGVLYSIPSAVADTLAQFFQIFIMLNIVLLVFNLLPIPPLDGYRVVEDLAPANIRAKMTQYEKYGAIALLILVITPLSNYTIQPIFQVVIPHVFVFLDSIIAPIFGLL, encoded by the coding sequence ATGGATCAGTTATTTAGATACCCGTTGCACCAAATTCCTTTGGTAGCAATGGCCATTATTATCGCATTATCAGTTCATGAATTTGCACATGCATATGTAGCATATAAATTTGGAGACGATACAGCAAAGAGACAAGGCCGTTTGACTTTATCACCGATGGCACACTTAGATCCTATAGGTTTGATTGCAGTATTAATTCTTGGATTCGGTTGGGCAAGACCGGTTCCTGTTAACCCATATAACTTTAAAAGACCGCGTCTTGCAGGTATATTAGTTTCAATTGCAGGGCCGATTAGTAACTTAATTTTAAGCGCAATTGGTTTAATTATTTGGTATAGCTTATTAAAATTTGGTGTATTATACTCAATTCCATCTGCAGTGGCAGATACGTTAGCTCAATTTTTCCAGATTTTTATTATGCTGAATATCGTTTTACTTGTATTTAACTTATTACCGATCCCACCACTTGATGGGTATCGCGTAGTGGAAGATTTAGCACCAGCAAATATTCGCGCGAAAATGACACAGTATGAAAAATACGGGGCAATTGCGTTATTAATTCTCGTTATTACACCGCTTAGTAATTACACAATTCAACCTATTTTTCAAGTAGTTATTCCGCATGTATTTGTATTTTTAGATAGCATCATTGCGCCTATTTTTGGCCTTTTATAA
- a CDS encoding 2-hydroxymuconate tautomerase — MPYVTVKMLEGRTEEQKKALAEKVTTAVSETTGAPEENIVVFIEEMSKNHYAVGGKRLSDK, encoded by the coding sequence ATGCCATACGTAACAGTGAAAATGCTAGAAGGACGCACAGAAGAACAAAAGAAAGCTCTTGCTGAGAAAGTAACAACAGCAGTAAGCGAAACAACTGGTGCTCCTGAAGAAAACATCGTTGTTTTCATCGAAGAAATGTCTAAAAACCATTATGCAGTTGGCGGAAAACGCTTAAGCGACAAATAA
- a CDS encoding HD domain-containing protein, whose amino-acid sequence MVYLNDKLSETKVFKDPVHKYVHVRDRVIWDLIGTKEFQRLRRIKQLGTTFFTFHGAEHSRFTHSLGVYEIIRRMIDDVFDGRPNWNAEDRLLCLCAALLHDVGHGPFSHSFEKVFSLDHEKFTQKIIVGNTEINDVLSRVDKEFPQKVADVIAKTSTNKLAISMISSQIDADRMDYLLRDAYFTGVKYGNFDMERILRVMRPYGNQVVIKNSGMHAVEHYIMSRYQMYWQVYFHPVTRSAEVILTKILHRAKSLHEKYYTFKNHPVHFYSLFEEEVTVEDYLKLDENVMYYYFQVWQEEEDPILSDLCRRFMNRNLFKYVEFTDKHGLDNWMELSSLFKKIGLDPEYYLVVDSTSDLPYDFYRAGEEEERLPILLLMPNGELRELSRESDIVEAITGKKRTDQKLFYPHDLIYEDGRKGKYKERIIELLEGKK is encoded by the coding sequence GTGGTATATTTAAACGACAAACTCAGCGAAACAAAAGTGTTTAAAGACCCAGTACATAAATATGTGCACGTGCGTGATCGTGTTATTTGGGATTTAATCGGAACGAAAGAATTTCAACGCTTGCGCCGTATTAAGCAGCTTGGAACGACATTTTTTACATTTCACGGTGCAGAGCATAGTCGCTTTACTCATTCGTTAGGTGTATACGAAATTATTCGTCGTATGATTGATGATGTGTTTGATGGCAGACCAAATTGGAATGCTGAAGATAGATTGTTATGTTTATGTGCGGCATTACTTCATGATGTCGGCCACGGCCCATTTTCTCACTCGTTTGAAAAAGTATTTTCATTAGATCATGAGAAATTTACGCAAAAGATTATCGTTGGCAATACGGAGATTAATGATGTATTAAGTCGTGTTGATAAGGAGTTTCCACAAAAGGTAGCAGATGTAATTGCAAAAACGTCTACTAATAAATTAGCGATTAGTATGATTTCGAGCCAAATTGATGCGGATCGTATGGATTATTTATTAAGAGATGCTTATTTTACAGGCGTAAAGTACGGAAACTTCGATATGGAACGTATACTGCGTGTAATGCGTCCGTATGGGAATCAAGTAGTCATTAAAAATAGTGGTATGCATGCTGTTGAGCATTACATTATGAGTCGTTATCAAATGTATTGGCAAGTATATTTCCACCCGGTAACGCGAAGTGCAGAAGTTATTTTAACGAAGATTTTACACCGTGCGAAATCACTGCACGAGAAGTATTATACATTTAAAAATCATCCTGTTCATTTCTATTCTTTATTTGAAGAAGAAGTAACAGTAGAGGATTATTTAAAGTTAGACGAGAACGTTATGTATTACTACTTCCAAGTATGGCAGGAAGAAGAAGATCCAATTTTAAGCGATTTATGCCGCCGTTTTATGAATCGAAATCTATTTAAATATGTAGAGTTTACAGATAAACACGGTTTAGATAATTGGATGGAATTAAGTAGTTTATTTAAAAAGATTGGACTTGATCCGGAGTATTATTTAGTAGTTGATTCAACATCAGACTTACCGTATGACTTTTATCGTGCAGGAGAAGAAGAAGAGCGTCTACCAATCCTACTTCTTATGCCAAACGGAGAGCTTAGAGAGCTTTCACGTGAGTCGGATATTGTTGAGGCGATTACAGGTAAGAAAAGAACGGATCAAAAGCTATTCTATCCACATGATTTAATCTATGAAGATGGAAGAAAAGGAAAATATAAAGAGAGAATTATTGAGTTGTTAGAAGGAAAGAAATAA